The following is a genomic window from Streptomyces sp. BHT-5-2.
ACCAGTACCGCGCCACCGACCTGAAGGTCCCCGGGCCCGGCACGCTCACCCTGGCCTTCGCCCCGGCGGACGGCGGTGAGCCGACCGAGCTGGAGGTGCACCAATTCCCCGGCGCCGGCGTGGCCCTGGCGATGTACAACCACGACGACTCGATCCGCGACTTCGCCCGGGCGTCGTTCCGCTACGGGCTGGACCGCGGCTACCCCGTCTACCTCTCCACGAAGAACACGATCCTCAAGAAGTACGACGGCCGCTTCAAGGACCTCTTCCAGGAGGTCTTCGACGGCGAGTTCCGGACCGAGTTCGAGGCCCGCGGCCTGACGTACGAGCACCGGCTGATCGACGACATGGTGGCCATGGCCCTGAAGTCGTCCGGCGGCTACGTCTGGGCGTGCAAGAACTACGACGGCGATGTGCAGTCGGACGTCGTCGCCCAGGGGTTCGGTTCGCTCGGGCTGATGACGTCGGTGCTGATGACGCCCGACGGACGGACCCTGGAGGCCGAGGCCGCGCACGGCACCGTCACCCGCCACTACCGGCAGCACCAGCAGGGCAAGGCCACCTCCACCAACCCCGTCGCCTCGGTCTTCGCCTGGACCCGCGGCCTGGCGCACCGCGGCAAACTGGACGACACCCCCGAGGTGACCCGCTTCGCCCACACCCTGGAGCGGGTCTGCGTGGAGACCGTCGAGGGCGGCCAGATGACCAGGGACCTGGCGCTGCTGATCGGCC
Proteins encoded in this region:
- a CDS encoding NADP-dependent isocitrate dehydrogenase, coding for MAKIKVARPVVEIDGDEMTRIIWSSIRDRLILPYLDVELKYFDLGIEHRDATSDQVTVDAAHAVQEYGVGVKCATITPDEARVEEFNLKAMYRSPNGTIRNILGGVIFREPIIMENVPRLVPGWTSPIVVGRHAFGDQYRATDLKVPGPGTLTLAFAPADGGEPTELEVHQFPGAGVALAMYNHDDSIRDFARASFRYGLDRGYPVYLSTKNTILKKYDGRFKDLFQEVFDGEFRTEFEARGLTYEHRLIDDMVAMALKSSGGYVWACKNYDGDVQSDVVAQGFGSLGLMTSVLMTPDGRTLEAEAAHGTVTRHYRQHQQGKATSTNPVASVFAWTRGLAHRGKLDDTPEVTRFAHTLERVCVETVEGGQMTRDLALLIGPAQPWLTTDQFLEALDAGLQKAMAPA